DNA sequence from the Perca fluviatilis chromosome 4, GENO_Pfluv_1.0, whole genome shotgun sequence genome:
CCAAATAATAAACATCGAATACTCTGTTTTATAAACGGGAtgtttcatttgtatttagttttttttctttttctgcaggtttgttttattgtggtgctcaacattttggaaaataggtataaacaaaaatacatttgatttattAGAAAAGATTCAAATGTTAATATCTACAATGCATCTacataatattttgtttaaaaaaaaaatacaatacagcAGCAGAAGTGAgatctagtttcttcaaagatGCAGCATAGGTAAAACAATTGAAATTCTAGTCTGCATTATAAACAAAGGAGCATCCACTACAAAAAGTAGAAAGACGAGTGCTTTAACATGACTCAAAATCTTTGCATAGACATCCTGAAAATTACAGGAATAATTATGAATTCTGTGTTTGAAGAATGaggtaaaaaaattaaactacaCAGTCATTAACATATGATTGCTTGCACAAGAGCAGTAACGTTGTGGCAATTCCATGACAAAACCTGCAAGCATCAATGATGATTTTGCATGCAAGAATGTGGCAATGCCACACAAGCAGGTTGGTGTTTTGGCAGGAAACAAATTCATTTTCATGAACAATATTGACTAGTTGTCACTTCATACAAGTTTCTACTTGGAAGCTGAAACATTTCTCCCAAAAACAAAAGTTTCCTATTGGAGATCTGTTGCCTCTTCTCACAAGTGGTGTCATGGAAATGCAAATGTTTGCTCCCTTACAGTATATACAGCATTTTCTCTAAACCTTGATGGCAATATCCTCAAAGAATTTCAGCTGCCTCACCATCACAGCATAAGCGTGGTACTTCTCATCCCCCATCTGGTCACGGAGGCACAGCTGCAGTGAGAAAAAGGGATGCCAacttgtgatcattttggaaACGGGACAGCGGAATTATTTTTTGAGTTCTATACACACTGGGTTTTGAACTTGACAGACAAATTGATTACATTGTGCATAGGCAAGTTAATCTATTCGGAGGTGTGATATGGATGGAATAACATACAATTTTAATTTGAAAGTTAACTTATCATTTTGAACTTAGAAGTCAGTATAACTTATTTAACTTGCAGCCCCATTTATTTGTGGATGTCAGAACGCGAACATAAAACGTTCAATTAATGCATTGACCTCAGCAATGCATTAGAAAATCATTAACTTTTGTCTGTATGTAACATGTACACAAGGCTTTCACCTTTGTGACTTTCTTGAATAGAAATGCACAATGtggtggccggttagctcagttggtagagcgggtgcgcatgtgcagaggtttattcttcgacgcagaaggtccagggtttcgaatccgacctgtgaagGTTTTCCTAcatgtctctctcccctttcatatctcagctttcttatccaataaaggcagaaatgccccaaaaaataaaaatgtctttacTGAAGGAAACCATAAAATCCCTGAGCATTTGCAAAGCATTGTGCATAAATGTTACTGAacattttcagttaaaccaTGGGTACAGTGTATATGACTTGGCGTGGtgtgtttaactttttttttttttttttaaatcatacttCTCGTTTGGTTTCATCCTCCACCTCCATGATTTCCAGGACCCTGTCCAGCAGCTTGACCCCGAGGCCCTTCACCACATCTGTTCTCAGGTGTTCTATGGCTCTCCTTATCTTGGCTGGACCAGACGTGGAGCCTTTTCGGAgaaagaagctggttaaacgcAAGGAAGCTCCAGGATGGCGGACCAATGACAATAGAATTTGTTCAATTATCTAACCGATTGGTATTTCACCGAGTGACAAGTTCTCCGCTTCTTCTCGACCCTTCCCATGAAGCACCAGGGTGTCTCTGTACTTCCTGTTCAGTTTGAATTCTGGCAACGCAGTAGAGCCAAATCTGCCTTTGTCCCCCTCACTCATACCATCTCCATTATCCATTCTCAAAGTTTGGGTCATCATGTGGACTAAATCCTGCATGTCACTGGATTCAGTCTTCCTGCAGAGATGACCCATAAATCATGGATTATACAGCAAATTTTATTCAAGCAATGTGAAACAGCAAATACGTTAACAGACTATGTAGAGCTAATAATACGAAAGCAAAGCAATATGGTGACTACTTTCGAGTTGAGGTGAGCTGCGCTTGTTATTTTCTCCTGTGTTGTATGCTCTCACCTTTCTCTGCAGTCTCCCTCCGAACGTTCTGTGGAACTTGTGGATGAGCTGCACTCGTCTTCATCTGACCTTCGCTCCTGCAACTTATCCTGCTGTAATGAAAAATTCCACAGTTTGACTGTCCATTttcatatacacatatatatctatatatatacacatacatacatacatacatacatacatacatatatatatatatatatatatatacatacatacatacatacatacatatatatatatatatacacacacatatatatatatatatatatatatatatatatatatatatatatatatatatatatatatatatatatatatatatatataaagagactgTGGCCAGTTGCATAGGTTGGTGTGCGtgtgtccttgagaactgtaactcgtataacttatgttgtcagtcaattgtagcattgaccggcatgaaatcggcatatgtcagactgacctgccgggcGCCGGTCATGAAAGCACTTAACTGGAAGTCGCTTTGCATATAGAGCtgttgttttaagcccccaacgtctccttccaggcggCGCTGCAaccattgacttcaaggcacctaaccttaaccataaccaacGTCtccgttgggggcttaaaacagataaaagcgtcagctcaatgacatgtaatgtaatgtaatgtaacttcTGTTTTTAATTCACTGTAAAACCATCATATTAGACTCACAAGGCACATCTAACCTTTTTGTCATACCAGTAGACATTCAAAAAGTGCAGTATCCTTTGTATGAAGTACAGTACCATTGAATGTCACAGTGATGGGGTGTCAGTACCTTACAGTCGGTCTCAGTGATAGAGTCTGAAACAGATCTGGTATAGGGAGCACTGTAGTGCTCGTCCTTGGTGGAACTGACATCATAAGATGCCCTTCTTACAACACTAACACCTGTGGAAAGAGCAGGAAAGTATTCAAGACAAATAAGTCAACCACTacaaaatattcttttttttgggtttaTAGAGCTGCAATGCACAGAATATTTTAGCTAAGATGTGcatgtatttttgttattaagtgtatatgtgtgtatctaAGTACGTGCATTTTCTAGGATAAccgtttagtttttttcatagCTTTATTTAAGCCTCCTATaacttgttgttgttattggtACAACTGTAAGTAAGTACCTGGTTTGCTGGCACTCTCCTGGGACTGCCTcagtcttcttctctctctggcAGACAGAGGACGATCCTGAAAATAACATTGAGCCACAATTTCTGTCATTGATAAACGGCATCTGCTGATTTTTATATTCTTTTGTATTACATTCACAACTTTGCAGTAATGTGGCTGTATGCAGTGCGTGAATGGAGGGGCACTTTCACCTGTGGCAGCGCTAAGAATCCGTCCTTAGAGGAACTAACTGATGTGGAGGTTGCAGCTACACTCGCCTTCTTGCCCTCTGTGCACCTCCGACTCCTCTTTCTCCCTTCCACGGCTATGCCCTCAACAGGAGGTGGAGGTAAAGGTCTTGGAGCCACCTTGGACTAACAGaaggcaaaaaaaattataaatttaaattaagatataaagaaaaaaaaagattacttTATTCAACCTCACTGACTGTTGATCATTGTGTTATTCTCAAGTCTCACATTTGTCATATTTACTGGTTGGCTATAGCAGACTCAACAGCAGTGGAAAAAAAGGCAGATTGAGAACTTCTTTCTCTCATGTTTCCCATGTTGTCCCACAAGGCACTAGCATTTAGGCTAAATTGAATCCTGTACTGACCAgatttccttatttttttttttttttagttcaaaGCCCACCAATTCTTGCACTTCAAGATCCTAACATTAGCTCCTGTATCTATCTTTACCGTGCCCTGATCCCCATGTGTCCGTCTTATGTCCCTCTCTGTGTCCTGCTGTGATATAGATGGTTCTGATGAGACGTGAAGGGGACTTTGGCATGGAGTGATCAGACCCAATTTACTGGCTGGTAAGGGAGATTCCTCCCGAACAGGTTCCTGAACAGAACACAATTACACTTTTTCCACTGTGGCAAAAATCTTCCGACAACACAAGAAAAACTTCCTGAACTTTGTGCCGTGGGTTGTTAGCAGTGTTACACACTCAGCTAGGCTTATGGGCTTTATTCTGGCAAAAGTTCACAGAATGAGTACAAGAATTGTAATGCTCACCAATGGTGGGGGGAAGGGCTCTAACAGCTTTTCAGTAGATTCAAGGCTTTCCTACAAAGACACACGTTTTAATATAACAGAATATTATAATAACAGAAATACAGCTccattaggccggttacacactggatgcgtcgcgcgagcgtgtgAGCTGTGTGGCGTGtctgtttatatttcggctcccatattaacaggttagagcttacacactgcctgcgtgacacgcgcgtctcaggcgcggcttgAGCTGTGCCaaaaacgcgtgcctgctagaaatagagccgacgcctatttttcacacgacaCGCAACCGTGTTGGAAGCGTGTctaggcaaaatagaataggaaaagatgtttatatgttgtttagacacaaatacatattaataaatgacatgtttctGTTTGAAAGTCTGAaaaggttttgatataaatgcagatataaatgtaataaaaaaaactatttctaatattgcacctgtcaatacagaactaAATATTCTGTActctattttgccgtcaatactgccgacgttgtctttgctgtaatcaaatcagtatatatttatattaaacatggtatttcattttatcaatggaaatgttgatattgatgtgtccagacaaggctagcagcagcagcaccgcgtcagacacgtttctggtgtgtaaagacataaaaaaatccacgcagctgacacgcaatagaaatgccacgctcacgccacgcaggcagcgtgCAACAGGCCTTACTAAGAGCACTTACTTGGATATCTGAGGTATGGTGTTGTGTCGGAGCTCCCTTGAGAAGGGTAACGGTGTCACTTTTATCGTCCATATTCACTTCTACAACTACTTCGATACCTTCCGTATTGCATTTGGGTGCAGATCTCCTCTCAAGGATAGAAAaagccccctctctctccacttccAGCTTCGGGTTCTGCATGTCAGCCTCTTTAAGTAACTCCATGGTATCATCCTTATCATACACATCTGACATCTGTTTCTCCCCACAGACAGAAAATGTATCCCCAGGGTTTGGTGTGGCCTGTGGATGAATGTCTACCAATCCATTGGATGACATCCTCTCGTTTGCTCCACGACTGCCAACACCTGATACTGATACAGACTTCAGAGGGGGCTTAACAGGGGAAGGAGGGGGAGAAGGATCTGGTTTCCCTCTTCCCTTGCTGtctttgtacacactgtgagtCACACGTTCATTACATGCATGGTGGTGTGAAACAACTGCCTGAGGCCCCTGCACCGGTCTCTTCACACGCTCCTCATCCTCCTGCAGTTGGAGATCAATATTAATGTTGCTGATGGTTGCCAGGGATGCGATGCTGGATTTGAGAACATCAGGTGAGGAGGATTCGGGTGACCGAGGCGTTTGGACTGTAGTGCAGTCTGCGATGCGGTTTTGAACTTTATGTTGTTGTGATTTCTCTTCTTTCTGAggataaagagaaaaaaaacaaaatccataATAAACACTGATGATTCCCTGCCTGACATCCGAAGTGAAGAAGCTTGGATAAACAGCTTTAACTATCCATAGTAATGGAGCAATCCGGTTTTTGACATCTCACTACTTAGATGGCCAGGataaatccacacacacatactgtacaataaatatacaACAATGGAACTTATTCAGGACTGAATTGATTGATTTGGAAAACCTGGATGCAATGTCATGTATGGTATAAATCTAAAGATATTGCTGCAAGAACATACATGTCCACATGTTCTATTGATTCTGTATAAATGTCCCAATCAGATTCATTAAGGTGCCCTGCCATTACTtagtggtaatgtctgaagttctaccatggactctaacatttttttgtgtggaaaaaatgccttggttaccttgtttcaagccattctagtgtggtatagaaagcctgcaggaagactcagctcgatttgtgtcAGTTCTccattcaacgagctaagctgcttgactctgattggctaacagctagccaatgagagcctggctatcagcatcctttaccgagcgcaactgggcgagctaatgaatagtaatggggctcaggcaacaccacgtcagactgaccagcttttgtgattggtctgatttctctgcttatttcttttcagtggctagagctgacagaggaggtagcagttcattttcacattcacaacataacacaaacacatatggacctaacatatttcaaaaaatgcaaataaaaacggttttgtgtggcagggaaCCTTTAAGGTTACAAATATGAATACCAATTATCGTTATGGCTGCCTATTTGCCAAGCACAGTAGCCCACTGTTAGCATTAATTATAACCAACATTGTACAGGTTAGGCCAATGCATTACGTCCATGACAGCCATATTCAACAGGCAAACCATAAAGGAGCATTTGCAGTAAAGCATAGTCATAGCATAATACAATACTGGGAGACTTAAAAACTGTGGGAATATTCTAAAATATTATAGTATTATTATACAGTTGTCTGTGTTAAACCAGCCTTGCTATTCTCCAGTCACTCACCCGTTTTACCCTGGCTAGAGATTCAGGCTGGGAACTTCTCTCCGGTTTTGTCAGATATGACACCACAGACGATCCACTGTTGGCCCTACAATCACCACTGCCAGCCACAGCTTTCTTTCTTGACTTGGCCGTTTTTCTGGTAAGAACCAAAGCAAACAGAAACATTTAAGATGTATTTCATAAAGATGTATCATTCTACTGTTTGAGCTCACTGTTGcagagcaacaacaacaaaaggagGGATAAATGAATATCTGACggtggaaataaataaaaatttgcacacaacaaatagctttaaaaaaagatta
Encoded proteins:
- the nek4 gene encoding serine/threonine-protein kinase Nek4 isoform X3, with the protein product MMNNYIFIRVVGKGSYGEVNLVKHKTDRKQYVIKKLNLTTSSKRERRSAEQEAQLLSQLRHPNIVTYRESWEGDDCQLYIVMGFCEGGDLYHRLKQQKGELLPERQVVEWFVQIAMALQVEKYLHERNILHRDLKTQNIFLTKTNIIKVGDLGIARVLENQNDMASTLIGTPYYMSPELFSNKPYNHKSDVWALGCCVYEMSTLKHAFNAKDMNSLVYRIVEGKLPQMPSRYDSQLGELIRSMLCKRPEDRPDVKLILRQPYIKRQIAMFLEATKEKTAKSRKKAVAGSGDCRANSGSSVVSYLTKPERSSQPESLARVKRKEEKSQQHKVQNRIADCTTVQTPRSPESSSPDVLKSSIASLATISNINIDLQLQEDEERVKRPVQGPQAVVSHHHACNERVTHSVYKDSKGRGKPDPSPPPSPVKPPLKSVSVSGVGSRGANERMSSNGLVDIHPQATPNPGDTFSVCGEKQMSDVYDKDDTMELLKEADMQNPKLEVEREGAFSILERRSAPKCNTEGIEVVVEVNMDDKSDTVTLLKGAPTQHHTSDIQESLESTEKLLEPFPPPLEPVREESPLPASKLGLITPCQSPLHVSSEPSISQQDTERDIRRTHGDQGTSKVAPRPLPPPPVEGIAVEGRKRSRRCTEGKKASVAATSTSVSSSKDGFLALPQDRPLSARERRRLRQSQESASKPGVSVVRRASYDVSSTKDEHYSAPYTRSVSDSITETDCKQDKLQERRSDEDECSSSTSSTERSEGDCRERKTESSDMQDLVHMMTQTLRMDNGDGMSEGDKGRFGSTALPEFKLNRKYRDTLVLHGKGREEAENLSLGSTSGPAKIRRAIEHLRTDVVKGLGVKLLDRVLEIMEVEDETKRELCLRDQMGDEKYHAYAVMVRQLKFFEDIAIKV
- the nek4 gene encoding serine/threonine-protein kinase Nek4 isoform X4, whose product is MMNNYIFIRVVGKGSYGEVNLVKHKTDRKQYVIKKLNLTTSSKRERRSAEQEAQLLSQLRHPNIVTYRESWEGDDCQLYIVMGFCEGGDLYHRLKQQKGELLPERQVVEWFVQIAMALQVEKYLHERNILHRDLKTQNIFLTKTNIIKVGDLGIARVLENQNDMASTLIGTPYYMSPELFSNKPYNHKSDVWALGCCVYEMSTLKHAFNAKDMNSLVYRIVEGKLPQMPSRYDSQLGELIRSMLCKRPEDRPDVKLILRQPYIKRQIAMFLEATKEKTAKSRKKAVAGSGDCRANSGSSVVSYLTKPERSSQPESLARVKRKEEKSQQHKVQNRIADCTTVQTPRSPESSSPDVLKSSIASLATISNINIDLQLQEDEERVKRPVQGPQAVVSHHHACNERVTHSVYKDSKGRGKPDPSPPPSPVKPPLKSVSVSGVGSRGANERMSSNGLVDIHPQATPNPGDTFSVCGEKQMSDVYDKDDTMELLKEADMQNPKLEVEREGAFSILERRSAPKCNTEGIEVVVEVNMDDKSDTVTLLKGAPTQHHTSDIQESLESTEKLLEPFPPPLSKVAPRPLPPPPVEGIAVEGRKRSRRCTEGKKASVAATSTSVSSSKDGFLALPQDRPLSARERRRLRQSQESASKPGVSVVRRASYDVSSTKDEHYSAPYTRSVSDSITETDCKQDKLQERRSDEDECSSSTSSTERSEGDCRERKTESSDMQDLVHMMTQTLRMDNGDGMSEGDKGRFGSTALPEFKLNRKYRDTLVLHGKGREEAENLSLGEIPIGSTSGPAKIRRAIEHLRTDVVKGLGVKLLDRVLEIMEVEDETKRELCLRDQMGDEKYHAYAVMVRQLKFFEDIAIKV
- the nek4 gene encoding serine/threonine-protein kinase Nek4 isoform X2; protein product: MMNNYIFIRVVGKGSYGEVNLVKHKTDRKQYVIKKLNLTTSSKRERRSAEQEAQLLSQLRHPNIVTYRESWEGDDCQLYIVMGFCEGGDLYHRLKQQKGELLPERQVVEWFVQIAMALQYLHERNILHRDLKTQNIFLTKTNIIKVGDLGIARVLENQNDMASTLIGTPYYMSPELFSNKPYNHKSDVWALGCCVYEMSTLKHAFNAKDMNSLVYRIVEGKLPQMPSRYDSQLGELIRSMLCKRPEDRPDVKLILRQPYIKRQIAMFLEATKEKTAKSRKKAVAGSGDCRANSGSSVVSYLTKPERSSQPESLARVKRKEEKSQQHKVQNRIADCTTVQTPRSPESSSPDVLKSSIASLATISNINIDLQLQEDEERVKRPVQGPQAVVSHHHACNERVTHSVYKDSKGRGKPDPSPPPSPVKPPLKSVSVSGVGSRGANERMSSNGLVDIHPQATPNPGDTFSVCGEKQMSDVYDKDDTMELLKEADMQNPKLEVEREGAFSILERRSAPKCNTEGIEVVVEVNMDDKSDTVTLLKGAPTQHHTSDIQESLESTEKLLEPFPPPLEPVREESPLPASKLGLITPCQSPLHVSSEPSISQQDTERDIRRTHGDQGTSKVAPRPLPPPPVEGIAVEGRKRSRRCTEGKKASVAATSTSVSSSKDGFLALPQDRPLSARERRRLRQSQESASKPGVSVVRRASYDVSSTKDEHYSAPYTRSVSDSITETDCKQDKLQERRSDEDECSSSTSSTERSEGDCRERKTESSDMQDLVHMMTQTLRMDNGDGMSEGDKGRFGSTALPEFKLNRKYRDTLVLHGKGREEAENLSLGEIPIGSTSGPAKIRRAIEHLRTDVVKGLGVKLLDRVLEIMEVEDETKRELCLRDQMGDEKYHAYAVMVRQLKFFEDIAIKV
- the nek4 gene encoding serine/threonine-protein kinase Nek4 isoform X1 yields the protein MMNNYIFIRVVGKGSYGEVNLVKHKTDRKQYVIKKLNLTTSSKRERRSAEQEAQLLSQLRHPNIVTYRESWEGDDCQLYIVMGFCEGGDLYHRLKQQKGELLPERQVVEWFVQIAMALQVEKYLHERNILHRDLKTQNIFLTKTNIIKVGDLGIARVLENQNDMASTLIGTPYYMSPELFSNKPYNHKSDVWALGCCVYEMSTLKHAFNAKDMNSLVYRIVEGKLPQMPSRYDSQLGELIRSMLCKRPEDRPDVKLILRQPYIKRQIAMFLEATKEKTAKSRKKAVAGSGDCRANSGSSVVSYLTKPERSSQPESLARVKRKEEKSQQHKVQNRIADCTTVQTPRSPESSSPDVLKSSIASLATISNINIDLQLQEDEERVKRPVQGPQAVVSHHHACNERVTHSVYKDSKGRGKPDPSPPPSPVKPPLKSVSVSGVGSRGANERMSSNGLVDIHPQATPNPGDTFSVCGEKQMSDVYDKDDTMELLKEADMQNPKLEVEREGAFSILERRSAPKCNTEGIEVVVEVNMDDKSDTVTLLKGAPTQHHTSDIQESLESTEKLLEPFPPPLEPVREESPLPASKLGLITPCQSPLHVSSEPSISQQDTERDIRRTHGDQGTSKVAPRPLPPPPVEGIAVEGRKRSRRCTEGKKASVAATSTSVSSSKDGFLALPQDRPLSARERRRLRQSQESASKPGVSVVRRASYDVSSTKDEHYSAPYTRSVSDSITETDCKQDKLQERRSDEDECSSSTSSTERSEGDCRERKTESSDMQDLVHMMTQTLRMDNGDGMSEGDKGRFGSTALPEFKLNRKYRDTLVLHGKGREEAENLSLGEIPIGSTSGPAKIRRAIEHLRTDVVKGLGVKLLDRVLEIMEVEDETKRELCLRDQMGDEKYHAYAVMVRQLKFFEDIAIKV